Proteins co-encoded in one Listeria ivanovii subsp. ivanovii genomic window:
- a CDS encoding amidohydrolase has translation MRAQLMKMLDERKAEIIQIRRHLHENPELSFHETETAKYIQDFYKGKDVEVATDIGNGHAVVVTIKGGKRGKTIALRADFDALPVTEETGLPFKSKNEGVMHACGHDGHTAYMLVLADCLISLKENIPGVIKIVHQHAEETPPGGAKSVVESGILNDVDQIFGIHVFPFGDSGEVYYHSGYSMAGRTYFKLKIQGVGGHGSSPHMANDAIVASAYFVTAVQTIISRRLNPFDTGVVTIGSFDGKGSFNVIKDAVELEGDVRYMNTENRNKIDAEIHRIVAGIEAMFGVTTELTYTNDYPPLYNDPNVTEQVVASLQKGVGEYLTAVSEYEMLSGSEDFAYYLEKIPGVFFYIGAKPKNTEQAYFNHHPKFDIDEDALLVAAKSVAEVVLDYYKLD, from the coding sequence ATGCGCGCTCAATTAATGAAAATGCTCGATGAAAGAAAAGCTGAAATTATTCAAATTAGACGTCATTTACACGAGAATCCAGAACTATCTTTTCATGAAACAGAAACAGCAAAATACATTCAAGATTTTTACAAAGGAAAAGATGTCGAAGTGGCAACAGATATAGGAAATGGACATGCGGTTGTTGTTACGATCAAAGGTGGAAAACGTGGTAAAACAATTGCGTTACGTGCTGATTTTGACGCACTTCCTGTAACAGAAGAAACTGGACTTCCTTTTAAATCCAAAAACGAAGGGGTCATGCATGCGTGTGGACATGATGGGCATACCGCATATATGCTTGTATTAGCGGACTGCTTAATTTCCCTAAAAGAAAATATTCCAGGCGTCATTAAAATAGTGCATCAACATGCCGAAGAAACGCCACCTGGTGGAGCAAAAAGTGTGGTAGAATCTGGTATTTTAAATGATGTCGATCAAATTTTTGGCATTCATGTCTTTCCGTTTGGTGATTCTGGGGAAGTATATTATCATAGTGGCTATTCCATGGCTGGCCGCACCTACTTTAAGTTGAAAATTCAAGGTGTTGGTGGACACGGTTCCTCGCCACATATGGCAAATGATGCGATTGTAGCAAGTGCTTATTTTGTAACAGCGGTTCAAACCATTATAAGTCGACGTTTAAATCCGTTTGATACTGGTGTTGTTACTATTGGTTCTTTTGACGGAAAAGGAAGTTTCAATGTGATTAAAGATGCGGTAGAACTTGAAGGCGATGTTCGCTATATGAATACTGAAAATCGTAATAAAATTGATGCAGAAATCCATCGAATTGTTGCTGGTATTGAAGCAATGTTTGGCGTGACAACTGAATTAACATACACCAATGACTACCCGCCACTTTACAATGACCCAAATGTGACCGAACAAGTAGTAGCTAGTTTGCAAAAAGGTGTAGGGGAATATTTAACAGCTGTTTCTGAGTACGAAATGCTCTCAGGGTCAGAAGATTTTGCTTACTATTTAGAAAAAATTCCTGGCGTATTTTTCTATATTGGCGCGAAACCTAAAAATACGGAACAAGCTTACTTTAATCACCATCCAAAATTTGATATTGATGAAGACGCACTATTAGTTGCTGCGAAATCTGTCGCCGAAGTAGTATTAGATTACTACAAGCTGGACTGA
- a CDS encoding MFS transporter: MNQVKEKHSLMVLLVLFLGYTSVYMDKYTIGISLVSVSQDLGFDPSQKGLILSAFFLGYTIFQIPMGYLNNKIGARPVLGISIIIVGLFLAIFGFGYSLLFLVVVRFLSGALGHAGYPPSISNYISLHIPLTKRGFAQSAMLASSGFAAFIGPLLIAPLLLSMGWRNTYYVMGVIVILIGLLILAVVPKSSTTELKNQKEKIKVPFSELIKDSQLWILLLSALFINAANYGLTSWLASYLNEARGLAISQVSYISSLAGICILIAGILGGYFISRFFEGKEKIVIFIFCLLGAFSVYGVYLFEQLTLSIICLCLCNIFLIMAFTTLMGLPHKLFKQSHIATKYAAINSGGVLGGFFAPMIIGDLVDATNSYQSAFLFLALTLLISGLIVLAIKKRQIEIK, encoded by the coding sequence ATGAATCAGGTAAAAGAAAAACATTCACTAATGGTTTTACTTGTTCTATTTTTAGGATATACCAGTGTATATATGGATAAGTATACTATCGGAATTTCTTTAGTGTCCGTCTCTCAAGATTTAGGGTTTGACCCCAGTCAGAAAGGGCTAATTTTAAGTGCTTTCTTTTTAGGATACACGATTTTCCAAATTCCGATGGGCTATTTAAACAATAAAATTGGTGCTCGTCCAGTACTCGGTATATCGATTATAATTGTAGGGTTATTTCTTGCTATCTTTGGATTTGGCTACTCTTTACTATTTTTAGTAGTAGTACGTTTCTTATCAGGAGCACTTGGTCATGCCGGATATCCCCCATCGATTAGCAATTATATTTCTCTTCACATTCCACTAACTAAAAGAGGTTTTGCGCAATCTGCCATGCTTGCTTCATCTGGTTTTGCAGCATTTATCGGTCCGCTACTAATCGCACCTCTTTTACTCTCGATGGGATGGAGAAATACGTATTATGTCATGGGTGTAATCGTCATATTGATTGGCTTACTGATTTTGGCTGTCGTTCCTAAGTCATCAACGACAGAATTGAAGAATCAAAAGGAGAAAATAAAAGTACCATTTTCAGAGCTAATAAAAGATTCGCAGCTTTGGATTTTGCTACTATCTGCATTATTTATTAATGCGGCAAATTACGGTTTAACTAGCTGGTTAGCATCTTATTTGAATGAAGCAAGAGGGCTTGCAATTAGCCAAGTTAGTTATATCAGTTCATTAGCAGGGATTTGTATTTTAATTGCGGGTATACTTGGCGGTTACTTCATCAGTCGCTTTTTTGAAGGCAAAGAAAAAATAGTCATCTTTATTTTCTGCCTTTTAGGAGCATTTTCAGTGTATGGCGTATATTTATTTGAGCAACTAACACTTTCGATTATTTGTCTCTGCCTTTGTAATATCTTTCTCATTATGGCGTTTACAACCTTAATGGGCTTACCACACAAGTTATTCAAACAAAGTCATATTGCAACTAAATATGCGGCAATCAATTCAGGTGGTGTCTTAGGCGGCTTTTTTGCACCAATGATTATTGGTGACTTGGTTGATGCGACAAACTCTTACCAATCGGCTTTTCTATTCTTAGCACTAACTTTATTAATATCGGGGCTAATTGTACTAGCAATCAAAAAAAGACAAATAGAAATTAAATAA
- a CDS encoding MFS transporter translates to MATTYKGTNKLIVGIVFGVITFWLFAQSMVNIVPDVQADLGISPSLLSIAISLTALFSGIFIVVAGGLADKFGRMKLTYIGLILSIIGSLLLVITQGATLLIIGRIIQGLSAACIMPATLALMKTYFDGADRQRALSYWSIGSWGGSGICSFAGGAIATYMGWRWIFIFSIAFALLGMLLIKGTPESKVVQNTKAKFDSFGLVLFVIAMVCLNLIITRGSTFGWTSPTTIIMLVVFLVSAGLFFRVELRQANGFIDFSLFQNKAYTGATLSNFLLNAAAGTLVVANTYVQVGRGFTAFQSGLLSIGYLVCVLGMIRIGEKILQRVGARKPMILGSAITAVGIGLMALTFIPGVLYTVLVFIGFALFGVGLGMYATPSTDTAISNAPEDKVGVASGIYKMASSLGGSFGVAISATIYGVITLAGNVDLAAMIGLFTNVAFCVVSLISVVVTTPKAKKAAPLKAAKE, encoded by the coding sequence ATGGCAACAACATATAAAGGAACAAATAAACTAATTGTGGGGATTGTATTCGGTGTTATTACATTTTGGCTGTTCGCTCAATCGATGGTTAATATCGTACCAGATGTTCAAGCTGATCTGGGGATTTCACCAAGTCTACTAAGTATCGCCATCAGTTTAACTGCTCTATTCTCAGGTATCTTCATCGTTGTAGCTGGTGGATTAGCTGATAAATTTGGTCGAATGAAATTAACGTATATTGGTCTTATTCTTAGTATTATCGGTTCTTTACTACTTGTTATTACACAAGGCGCAACATTATTAATTATTGGACGTATTATTCAAGGGCTTTCTGCTGCTTGTATTATGCCTGCAACACTAGCGCTGATGAAAACATATTTTGACGGGGCAGATAGACAAAGAGCACTTAGTTATTGGTCGATTGGTTCATGGGGCGGTTCAGGAATTTGTTCTTTCGCCGGTGGTGCCATTGCTACTTACATGGGCTGGCGCTGGATTTTCATTTTCTCTATCGCGTTTGCACTTCTAGGTATGTTGTTAATTAAAGGTACGCCAGAAAGTAAAGTTGTTCAAAATACAAAAGCAAAATTTGATTCTTTTGGACTTGTTCTTTTTGTTATTGCAATGGTTTGTTTAAATCTTATTATTACTCGTGGCTCTACATTTGGTTGGACAAGCCCAACGACAATCATCATGCTTGTTGTTTTCCTTGTTTCAGCAGGACTATTTTTCCGCGTAGAACTTCGCCAAGCAAATGGATTTATTGATTTTTCGTTATTCCAAAATAAAGCATACACTGGTGCAACACTTTCCAACTTCTTATTAAATGCAGCAGCTGGAACACTTGTTGTTGCAAACACATACGTACAAGTTGGACGTGGTTTCACAGCATTCCAATCTGGCTTATTATCCATCGGGTACCTAGTTTGTGTACTTGGAATGATTCGGATTGGTGAAAAAATTCTGCAACGAGTTGGTGCACGTAAACCGATGATTCTTGGATCTGCAATTACAGCTGTTGGTATCGGACTTATGGCACTTACATTTATTCCAGGTGTACTTTATACCGTTCTTGTATTTATTGGTTTTGCCTTATTTGGAGTTGGTCTTGGTATGTATGCAACACCTTCCACGGATACTGCGATTTCCAATGCACCAGAAGATAAAGTAGGGGTAGCTTCTGGTATTTATAAAATGGCTAGTTCCTTAGGTGGCTCTTTCGGTGTAGCGATTTCAGCTACTATCTACGGTGTCATTACACTGGCAGGAAATGTTGATTTAGCAGCAATGATTGGCTTATTTACAAATGTAGCATTCTGTGTCGTGTCGCTTATCTCTGTTGTTGTAACTACACCAAAAGCGAAAAAAGCTGCACCACTTAAAGCTGCAAAAGAATAA
- a CDS encoding aryl-sulfate sulfotransferase: MKKTQKPKKMFLLLLTSLVIILAVGIGYYFYQDKTEASEQDYYMMDTDLVDEQTKIEKQLKESSASSTLENPNIKLNPYGTSPLTALLLFDTDEKMKITVEVEGENTDTTIQSEVNADYTTHHEVAVLGLYADKANKVKIIAVTQDGKKIEKTVTIQTDKLPAEMPEIEVASSDTTQMEQTGNQLTFITPSTKYAYGVDSNGDVRWYSTKYNSHVFKELENGHLLYLTKYDNTDDTYSLLLETDYLGKIYHAYSMTTEAESEQSGSSSKSAIHHDAIELPSGNLLLTINDDTKYMEDTMIEIDRQTGKVVKTIDLKDILPEEFYQDYKARSDGKVDWFHQNAIWYDESDDSIVISSRSQDTIMKLDYDTTKIKWILSDKEGWPDSYKKYLLDSTGTNFKYPAGQHAVEILPDQDDNPDTVDILLYDNNVVVTRGDEDVSGEYSEALQYRINEKTKKVEIVFSYGKALGEDYWTEIVGGSRYMENTGNYLINFGHRKNGKESSILEVNQEGQIVFEMHLMNFPDSAWAYRAERFSLYPASYSFKMTQDE, translated from the coding sequence ATGAAAAAAACACAGAAACCCAAAAAAATGTTCCTTCTCCTCCTTACAAGTTTAGTTATTATACTTGCGGTCGGGATAGGCTATTATTTTTATCAAGATAAAACGGAAGCCTCCGAGCAAGATTATTATATGATGGATACAGATCTTGTGGATGAACAAACCAAAATTGAAAAACAATTAAAAGAAAGTAGTGCAAGTAGTACGCTGGAAAATCCTAATATTAAATTAAACCCATACGGAACAAGTCCGCTAACAGCACTTCTTTTATTTGATACAGATGAAAAAATGAAAATTACGGTAGAAGTGGAAGGTGAAAATACCGACACAACTATTCAGTCAGAAGTGAACGCAGACTATACAACACACCATGAAGTAGCAGTGCTTGGTCTTTACGCAGATAAAGCAAATAAGGTCAAAATAATAGCGGTAACGCAAGATGGCAAAAAAATAGAAAAAACAGTGACCATTCAAACGGATAAACTACCAGCTGAAATGCCGGAAATCGAAGTTGCTTCAAGTGATACGACACAAATGGAGCAAACGGGTAATCAGTTAACATTCATTACCCCGAGCACAAAATATGCCTATGGTGTAGATTCAAACGGAGATGTTCGCTGGTATTCCACAAAATACAATAGTCACGTGTTTAAAGAATTAGAAAATGGGCATTTATTATACTTAACAAAATATGACAATACCGATGATACGTACTCATTACTTTTAGAAACCGATTACTTAGGCAAAATTTATCATGCCTACTCAATGACAACAGAAGCTGAAAGTGAACAATCTGGTTCTTCATCTAAATCAGCTATTCATCATGATGCCATCGAACTACCATCAGGAAACTTACTTTTAACCATTAATGATGATACAAAATATATGGAAGATACGATGATTGAAATTGACCGGCAAACTGGCAAAGTTGTGAAAACAATCGATTTGAAAGATATTTTACCAGAAGAATTTTATCAAGATTATAAAGCTCGCTCAGATGGGAAAGTAGACTGGTTCCATCAAAATGCCATTTGGTACGATGAAAGTGATGATAGTATTGTTATTTCCAGTCGTAGCCAAGACACCATTATGAAACTTGATTATGATACAACTAAAATCAAATGGATTCTTTCTGATAAGGAAGGTTGGCCAGATTCTTATAAAAAATATTTACTTGATTCAACAGGTACAAATTTTAAATATCCTGCAGGTCAACATGCAGTCGAAATTTTACCAGATCAAGATGATAATCCAGATACAGTGGATATTTTGCTTTATGATAACAATGTGGTTGTTACACGTGGGGATGAAGACGTATCAGGTGAATATAGTGAAGCACTTCAATATCGAATTAATGAAAAAACCAAGAAAGTAGAAATAGTCTTTTCATACGGTAAAGCTTTAGGGGAAGATTACTGGACAGAAATAGTTGGTGGCTCACGGTATATGGAAAATACTGGTAATTACTTGATTAACTTTGGACATCGGAAAAACGGCAAAGAAAGTAGTATTTTAGAAGTTAATCAAGAAGGTCAGATAGTTTTCGAAATGCATCTGATGAATTTTCCTGACTCTGCTTGGGCATACCGAGCTGAAAGATTCAGTTTATACCCAGCAAGTTATAGCTTTAAAATGACACAAGATGAATAA